In Phocoena sinus isolate mPhoSin1 chromosome 10, mPhoSin1.pri, whole genome shotgun sequence, a single genomic region encodes these proteins:
- the EMP1 gene encoding epithelial membrane protein 1, producing MLVLLASIFVVHIATVIMLFVSTIANVWTVSDFGGISVGLWKNCTAANDCSHSLSYSNEDALKAVQAFMILSIIFSVISLVVFVFQLFTMEKGNRFFLSGATMLVCWLCILVGASIYTYHYANNSTGQYPESHHGYSFILTWICFCFSFIIGILYLVLRKK from the exons ATGTTGGTGTTACTGGCCAGTATCTTTGTGGTCCACATCGCCACCGTCATCATGTTATTTGTTTCCACCATTGCCAAT GTCTGGACGGTTTCAGATTTTGGAGGAATATCAGTAGGTCTTTGGAAAAACTGTACTGCCGCCAACGACTGCAGCCACAGCCTGTCATACAGCAATGAAG ATGCCCTCAAGGCAGTGCAGGCCTTCATGATTCTGTCCATCATTTTCTCCGTCATCTCCCTCGTGGTCTTCGTGTTCCAGCTGTTCACCATGGAGAAAGGCAACCGCTTCTTCCTCTCAGGGGCCACCATGCTGGTGTGCT GGCTGTGCATCTTGGTGGGGGCCTCCATCTACACTTATCACTATGCCAATAACTCTACAGGCCAGTACCCGGAGAGTCACCACGGTTATTCCTTCATCCTGACCTGGATCTGCTTCTGCTTCAGCTTCATCATCGGCATTCTCTATCTGGTCCTGAGAAAGAAATAA